A stretch of DNA from Peromyscus maniculatus bairdii isolate BWxNUB_F1_BW_parent chromosome 7, HU_Pman_BW_mat_3.1, whole genome shotgun sequence:
TACAGCTGTACTCTTGAGGTTAAGATGAAGAActgaaagagagcttaggggagtgagaggtctcagctggatcaggaacagagtgggagaacaaggaaagagagaccatgataaatgaagacctcatgggaataggaagaagcagaatgctgtagaggttcccagaaatccacaaagatacctccactatagactgctggtaatggtcgcgagagtgcctgagctgacctactctggtgatcagatggccaaacaccctaactgtcatgatagaactctcatccagtgactgatggaagcaggtgcagagatccagtccaatcggtgagagcaAGGAggtatatgagcaagagatatcgagaccatgattggaaaaagcacagggacaaaaagccaaactagtggaaacacatgaactgtgaaccagtagctgaggagtccccatggaactggaccaggcctctggataagtgagacagttgattagcttgaactgcttgggaggcccccaggcagtggaaccgggacctgtccttggtgcatgagctggctttttggaacctagggcctaagctgagatactttgctcagccttggtgtagggaggaggggactggacctgcctcaactgaatctactaggctggactgactccttaggggagactttgccctggaggaggtgggaattgggggtggattgggtgggaaggctgggggtggtggtaggagggaggacaggggaatctgtggctgatatgtaaaattaaattaattataaaataaaatattttaaaaaagatgaagaaCTGAAAATGACATTGAATTAGTCTCCTATACAGCTTATCACTCATATATAATTCTCTATAAGTGTTTAGTACAAAAGACCCTTTCACTGTTAAGCAATCGTTTAGGGGCTATACTTTACAGGTTCCAGGTAGATCAAAAGATTCCTCCAGGAAAATTAAGTATTTTTAGCCTTTGTATGcacaaatattttctgtgtttaatgCAAAGTTGAACATATCCTTGAACTGTCTTCATACCTTcatttatgagaaaaaaagagcaaaaggagaaaaggaataaTACATCTGATAAGTTGGGTATAGGTGACCTTTACACTATATTTGAACATCACAAAATGTGTGACTGCAGTAGTCCAATAAAAGTCCATAGTGCAAACCTATAAATTTAGGGGCGAACTTGTATTTTTTTGTAGTATTTCACAAGGGATTCTCGTATCTATTAGGTGAAGAGTCTTAGACTCTCAACACCACACACTAAAGAAATACACCTTATTTTCCTACATCaatttgaaatctcaaaaatactaatattagtttaaattttttaaagcaatgatgCCGGACTATTTGTGCCGATTTTAGGGGCTTTCTAAAGCGGAAGTATTTGTGTGAGAAACTAAACGGTTTTAACACAAGGGCGGAAAATGGTTTGGTGTTGAGGCTGTGTCATCTTTGTTATAGTAGTTTCACAAAgatcttcaaaataaaattatcttcaaataCTACATTTTCAAGGAAATTCATCCACTTGATAAAGCAATTTGCCATTACAATACTATCAAGCTTATCATTTCCAAAGAATGAAAGGTATATTTATGCGTGTAATAAAGTAAGTAAAGACAGGGTTAATGAGAAAGAATTTATGATCTTCTCGTCCATGGTGTTCTGTATAACGTGAGGGTGCTGTTGTTGATGGGGTGGTTCGAAGTATTATGGAGTCTACTCTATgaatagaaacattttaaaagtgaaaagtaATTACTAATCAGGTAGTGAAAATTGAATGTCCTACCTCTGATGACAAAGAACTTTCTTGGGCCAAAAACCATGGACATTCTAGCAAGGTGTTCAATGTTTCACAAATTTTCTCTCCAGGACTTTACTTTGGTTAAGTAACCTAAACTAAGAAGCAGCATGTTATTGTGGAAATAACTCATTCTACAGATTCGGATCTGATTGTATTGGCTTTTGTAGAACACCAAATTCTCTTTTCCTGGTATTGCCCTATTTGCAGATTAGAAATAATTAAACTCAATTTAAGTAAATTGTGAAACTGGTTAAATCAACCCAATTCACTGCCTCGCTCTCTCTAGGCATGTGCTCCGACTCAGAGCAGTTACACCCCTGCTTCCACCTCGCTCTCCCTAGGCATGTGCTCTGACTTGGAAGAGTTACACCTCTGcttccaccttttcttctttgcttgaAGAGTTCTCATTATGAGGAAGCAGAGATGTTCTCTTGCCTTTAGCTATAATTAGAGAAGATCAATAGTGGTAGAAATTCCATCTTATGTTGGGGAAAGATTATGACAGAATGAGTAAAAAGCTACTTAGGTGAGATTGTCCCACTGTCCTGTTGACCCAAATTCTATTTAGGCTAAAAAAGCTGAAAACTGCATTTCCCACAATCACTTGTAGCTAGTACTCTAGAAGTAAATTAGATTCCATTGACTAAAGGAATTTGTGTGAAATTTGTGACAAGTAGGTGACCCATGCTCATTTGGCTGgccatgtgtgtgtgaacagcaTTAACTGGGCTTAgttggttattttaaaaaaggaaaggacatgaaagTGGGAGGTAGCTATATCAAGGGTGATAGGAAGGAgaatggggtgggggcgggggatggacatgatcaatatacattatatacatatatgaaaatatcagagaatagaaattttaaattgcTTACCATTGGCCTTATATGAGGAGAAAGATCACAATTATAAGAAAAGTGACCTTAAATTTGAGTAGTTACAAATAGAAACAATAGAAGAGAAGATGAGAATGAGGAACAAGAGATGAGGCATGTGCCCAGCCATGGAGAGAAGTGCTTGCTTCCTGTTCTCAGTTGAGTAGGCTTTCAGAGTGCATTTTTCCAAGTGTTTACAACCACTTACTATTACATGGAGAAAGATCAACGTTTACATCAAAAGAGTTTTCTCCTCAGTGTTTTGTCCAAGGCAACCTTCACCTCcttgttcctcaggctgtagatcaagGGGTTGAGCATGGGGATCACTGTGGTATAGAATACAGAAGCTACATTCTCCTGGGCCAAGGAACTGGCTGTGGAAGGCTTTAAGTACATGAATGCAGTGGATCCATAGAACAAGCCCACAGCGGCAAAGTGGGAGCTGCAGGTGCCGAAGGCTTTGGACCTGCCCTCAGTGGAGCTGATGCGAAGGATGCTAGACAGGATGAATGCATAGGAAATGAGTACAGTTAAGCTTGTGACAACAATGTCAAATCCAGCTAAAAAGAAGACAGCCATCTCCACATCATAGGTACTAGAGCAGGAGAGTTTCATGAGCGGGAGGATGTCACAGAAGTAGTGGCTGATGAGGTCCTCACAATAGTGTAGTTTTAACATAAGGCCAGTCTCTATTGTTGAGCCAATGAGTCCTATGGCATAGACAAAAGCTACCAGCAGGGAGCAGAGGGCAGGAGACATGATGATGTTGTAAAGCAAGGggtggcagatggccacatagcggtcataggccattaCAGTGAGCATGTAACACTCAGCAATGACTAAAACAAGGAAGAAGTAGAGCTGTGACATGCACCCTCCATAGGAGATGAGGTTTCTTTGAGATACAAAGTTGATGAGCATTTTAGGGGTAATGACAGAGGAGTAGCAGAGATCCACAAGTGACAAGTTGctaaggaagaagtacatgggtgtgtgaagatgtgtgttGAGTCCAATCAAGGTGATCATGCCCAGGTTTCCCACCATGGTGACCATGTAGATccccaggaagaggagaaagagaggcagcTGGAGCTCTGGCCTGTTAGTTAACCCCCTGAGGATGAACTCTGTCACCATGGAGTGATTTTCTGCAGCCATTGTGTCTGGATGGGAGTCCTGTGGGGTGAGAGAGAAGGAGCTTGTGAGGGGCAGTCCTTGCCCTGCTTGGAGCAGCTGGTTTTCTGCATTTAACACTTGATGAGTTGCCCTGGTTATGACTGATGCATCTTCTCCACATCCTGCTTCTTGCTGACAAAAGGACCAGTCTCTGGGGTTTTAGAGGTCTTGAAGCTTAGTACAAGGCAACATTCTCTATTTTTTACCACTGTCCTGCCATATTTGATGGGTAGTTGCATGTGTTATAGAGTCAACAAGTGCTTCCTAGCtaatttgaattattatttttagactCCAGTATTGAAACACTTCACTATTTATCACTAATGTCAAATTAAGCAtattataaatacacacacacacacacacacacacacacacacacacacacacacatatatatatatatataaagtatgagTTATTATTGATAGTTATGATACCCATTGAATTGAATCCTCATTTTTGAGgtatcctttttctcttctttctttttttttagttaggtattcctatgtagtccaggttatccttgaatttgtgatgtctgcttctcttcttcctgcttgttggcattataggcatgtgctgttCTACCCAAATCCCAGTATGGCCATTGTTTCTgacataattattaattattgacACCTAATATCAGTTCTGTAAAAAGGAATTTTGTGTGAAGTATGTGTGacatatgggttttttttttttgtgtgtgtatgtgtgcacatgtggaggccagtaAAGAacattgattgtttttctctttctcatttaaCCCAAGTTTTTGATACAGTGTCCCTAACCGAACCTAAAGCTCAGGTTTTGGCCAGACAGCCTGTGAGGTCCTATGACCCCTTTGTCTCTACACTCAGTGTTGGGTTTACAGATATGTGTACCTatgcttggcttttatgtggatattatggattcaaactcaggctcACTTGCTTGCCCAATAAATGCTCAGTTAGCCTTGTAACTGTTAAAGGTGCTGAGTGTGGGAAAATGTGGGTTTagaaaagaatttatatttttctttcaacagTGAGAAGGCTCTGCTGCTGGAGCAGTTGTATTTCAAGAGTGAGTCATATGCTGTGCCTGACCCAAGACTAACTAATATTTGCTGGCTTACCTCTGCTTTCTCCTTGTCATgagcctctcccctctccctccacttTAAGCCTACTAATTATCACGACTCTATGCCAAGAAACACATGCTGTTAGCATGTGCATCCAAAGGAAAACGACTAATGCTATGATCAGTAGTTATTGTTCAATAACGTGAAATTCTAAGTGTTCAGTAAGTTACTCATGATATACTAGTCAGATGCAGAGTGGTCCTAAAATTGACCCTAAAATGCTTTGTCTCCACTAAACTTTTGGTACAGATTTTCTGTGAGGTCATTTTGTTGTTACTtggtaaaataaattaaattttgattacatattttctttacagtgtacacacagtacacatacatcaTAGTAAGTCAGAAATATAGCTAAGCAAAGACATAATAAACTTGAATTTTTTCTGCTACCTGGAGGCTAACACCGCACTGCCATACTTAGGCTGGTAGTAACATTTTGTCACCTAAGTTTTATgtagcttttaaaaacaatggtTTAAATGTGTTACTATAGTAATAACTGGCATCCACTgtacttcttttaaaaactgtgtgtgtgtgtgtgtgtgtgtgtgtgtgtgtgtgtgtgtgtgtgtgtgtgtaccttgcaggatttgcttctcttcctctaccatgcaggttccagggatcaaactccagcTGTCAGGTTTGGCCTTATCTACAGAGTCAggtgactttatttttcttcattataaGAGAATCTTTAAAATCCATGGGATCTGCTTTGAGTATCAGAACATCTGCATTACATTGTAAGGTTTAAATTATTAATTAGTGATAGAAAGGTGCTTAACTAAAGTTAAATAGTGATGTATCAGAGATGGGTGTAATTTTGAATATCCTTTTTACTTACCACAGAATAATTTTTACCTAGATGACAAATAATTAAACACATTACAAATCTCCCTTTATCCAATCTCTAATAAATATGATAAGAAACATTCAGTAACCATTAGCATAGATCAAAATGCTTTGCAAGTCTGAACAGAGTGAATATTACTTACCCAGGGCAGTGTCGATGG
This window harbors:
- the LOC102921127 gene encoding olfactory receptor 8A1; the encoded protein is MAAENHSMVTEFILRGLTNRPELQLPLFLLFLGIYMVTMVGNLGMITLIGLNTHLHTPMYFFLSNLSLVDLCYSSVITPKMLINFVSQRNLISYGGCMSQLYFFLVLVIAECYMLTVMAYDRYVAICHPLLYNIIMSPALCSLLVAFVYAIGLIGSTIETGLMLKLHYCEDLISHYFCDILPLMKLSCSSTYDVEMAVFFLAGFDIVVTSLTVLISYAFILSSILRISSTEGRSKAFGTCSSHFAAVGLFYGSTAFMYLKPSTASSLAQENVASVFYTTVIPMLNPLIYSLRNKEVKVALDKTLRRKLF